The DNA region tctttttcatttgtttCATTTATTTCACTTATGCTTGAGCAAAACAgatgaaataaaaacacatttttatcatcattcattttaaaaaatttcttcttttcaattataaaacaagaaatatatatatatatatatatatatatatatatataatatcttattatattatttgttataaaaaataattatttggttaataattttttttctttttttttttttaaagtcatcatttatatatgatgccttttcattttttatataatatcattttaatttttgcCTTACatcttaaaaaatatatttatgtgtattattatttatattcacTTGAGCATTAAGAGGTACAaatcttatatatatatatatatatatatatattatatatgaataaattGTACTctgtataaatataaaagcatgtacttttataaaatatatatttatatttctaatGAAAAGTTAATTAAgaaattaattataaaagcttatataaaatataagaaacCATAGGAGAGTcacaaaatataattatccCTTAAAAAAACCTAACGGAAATATAACgaataagaaaaataataataaaaaaaaaaaaaaaaaaaaaaaagacgtataaataatataggGGATATATTTTACTAATTGTAAATTTTAGAACACATGTctcttttttaattataataaatatgcatatattatatatatatatatatatttatatatatttattcatttgaATACCATAAAAgtgtaaaaaaaatataattgtgttcctttttaatttttaaacaCATAATCAAGTAAATagaatttattttttatatttacattcAAAAGGGCATATTAAagtataataaaattagaATTACACATATGTATGTTATTTatgttaaaaatatataaatcatatataaatgtaagttttatattatgtacAATATGGaaaggaaaatatatatatatatatatatatatacatgacttatgtgtatatataattttctttatataacaaaagGTCTTTCTTATAAAACTCATTTTAAATTGAGAAAGATACTtaagaagaaataaataaagaatcCTGTTTTGTTCAAAAAATTTGTTATTTTCATCTGaacttttaatatatacataaattcgtattttttgaatttatAAAGCATTCTATCATTAAGATGACAATTCAACaataaaattattcttTCATTCTCgacttttttttttttttttttttttttattcataccttaaataaaataagcTTATACAATAATCACCTATTAATATAAGACacaatattaatattgttcaaaatttttttgatttatataagaataaaaaaattatgaatgGTGCAGGAAAAATTGtaacatttaaaaaaaaaaaaaaaaaaaaaaaaaaaaaaaggttGAATATTACATGTATTGTACAGGTAATGTTGAAATGTCTTCATTTTAATACTTATGTAACtgtatacatttttttttttttattatatatgatgtTTTTAGtagataatattaaatataaaaaagaaataagTAGAAtggatataaatatacatacatatatacatatatatatgtatgtatttttttatttcgaataattatatataaatctaTACACGTTAGATCTTATCTTGATCTCATAAAAACGCACACACATAAAATTTGCATTAACATGCACAGTATgatcatataataatagagttaaaaaaaggttttaatttattaatccctatatgaaaaataaaaatttgGAAATGAGgataatatgatatattatatatatattttaaatggtaaaattatataaatatgttcTGCACACAAATAAGTGTTTGAAGTATGTTTAcataatgaaaaattacTTGAAGGCATAAAAACATTATCAACATTATATAAGAATGTTGTATAGCTctttttatctttttaaGTAAATGctcatttaatatataagagaacttatatatatatatatatatatgattgAGGGcttaatttaatatatttttaatatggTGATGATTTGTaggaaaatatatagatattcTTGAATTacatattcattttattatttcattattatcttgtttttgttttattatattgtttcctttcttcatttcttttctttttgattttttttttttttttttttttttattttaatcGTAATGTTACTATATTGTAAAATTaaacagaaaaaaattatattataacattatACATTACACATaaggaaaatattttatatttattatatatatttgtttgtgtcttttaaattttgttcaaataaaaaaatatatttattatatatttttaagcAAGATCTGATATAATATAGAGATATTTTTTGTAGAGAATTTATAACATGGGAAACATAACAAGcgaacaaaaaaaaaagtcACTCATGTTACATGAGCTAAGTACAAAAATAGGGGACTACAGAACTATATATGAGGTATAGACatagaatataaaataaaaacaaaaaaaaaaaaaaaaaaagtttaagaaataaacatattaatGTAGATATAAAACAGggttaatatatacacatatatatatatatatatatataatattttccatatttaGGGAGATCCTGAAATGCTGGAAGATCCGGATTTTCCTCACAAAATGATGACTGAAGcattaaataataacaacacaagtaaatataacatcaaaaaagaaaaaattgaaaaaaaaagttatataatgataaaagaatatttattcCTCTATTTGCATAaagttatataaaataaaattatatatgaaaatattatatagtatatatctatatatatatatattttttttctagTTGATGGGACTTCTGTGCAAGGAACTTATGTTTATTATCCTAACAAAAGGAAAGCTAAAATGTGGATAGggaattataaaatattaaatcctgaagatatattatgtgCTAACGTTGCAGAGAAAATCGGGATAACAGAAATGGaatggaaaaaatatatcaaaaggaaaacaaaaaatgaggtatatatatgatatattgattaataaataaaatatataatactgtttatttttttatatcataataaagaaacatataatataattgttttgattatcaaatatatatatatatatatatatatatatgtaaatatatttatatttatatttatatttgtcTCTTCAGAATGATGAAgtaatgaaaaaaaatggaaatatGGGTTATAATGAAAATCCATTTGAAGAAACATCAGTATCActaaataaagaaatagaaaaagataataacaataataacTACAAGGATActaatgataatataacaaataatcTTAATAGATATATGAAAACATttaatcaaaataaaaatcatccatataatatatctaataaCAACAATTCAAACATATATGAGTCTACTAGTGGAacaaatacaaaaaatgatattcttgttaataatttacataataatatattaaccAACGAAAACAATAaggaagaagaaaaaaaaaagtcAGAATCAAGAGATAGCTATATtgataaattaaatgaagaaattacaaatataaGAGAAGGCcaagaaaaaataattgaagaagaatgtaaaaatatttataattatacCAAGTCCAATTACCCTCAAATGATTATTCCTCAAAAAGATGGGTCCTTCTTAATAGAAAATGTAGACCCAATAAAATACAgtaacaaaaaaaaattgatcatccaagaattattaaatgaacATGAAAATAGATTTCAATCTCAAGTATCTAActtaaagaaaaaaaaaaataaaaaaggatataCTAACTTGTCATCTATGAGTACAAAGGGAAGTTTAGAGTTATctaatttaaaaaataaagaaacaaatatatcaaaaagaaatatatatttaaatagAACCCTAGTCAAATAAGAAATGTGTGTGTgtgaattattataaatgtggatataatatttggaattatgatttatatagaaattgttctattttttctaaatataacaaatatatataatatatatatatatatatatatatattttcttttaatttcaatattgtgttaaatatatttctttttttattaatttatccattaaattatatttaaaaaaaagaaaaaaaggaaGATAGAGTAgttattttctttttctttttgtttatttttatttaattttaatttgttttcattttattttttcgtaattattattatacataagttaattatatatcaacatttttcaaatacattgttattaaatatatacatagttatattataagaattataaaagaatatttaacttttaaaagaaagaaaacatttgtatacattattttcgttttacaaaattatgaagaagaaaataatataaccgtttatatttgtacaataaattaattgaaatatatatttgtatttatttatttgttaatttgttattttgttattttattttattttttttttctacaAAATGGATGGTAgcataaaaataaattcatatataataaatattgtaCGActtcaaattttttttcattttgtatatgttaatttgaattataaaataagtattataaggttaataatataacacattaataagtatataaaaataaaaaataatatatgtataatataggtttacaattttttgtttatatgcatatatgTTCAAAAAAGATATTCCTTTTTTGGAATTTATAATGTAAGAAATTTGTTTGAATTTAttcaatataaataaaataagataTTGTACATAGGTAAATgaatgaataaataaataattaaatatatatatatatatttttatatttatatatttatgtttagTGTTTGATTATATTATCCCCAATTAGAAGAACCGAATGGAACATTCTTATAATTCTTaggataataataataagtaTTACATGGAGGAAGAATAGATACAGAATTTGTTAAATATTCATCGATTTTAGATGCTACATCTCTTCCTTCTGCAATTGCTTGTACTACTGTACTAGGTCCTATTCTACAATCTCCACATGCGAATATATTGTTATGATTAGTTTGATAAATTCTAttgtttgtttttatacaattataattattaagttcaatttttatattatcattttccCATATGGAATCATCTGTTTTTGAAAATCCTAATGCTAAAATGACTACATCAGCTTTATAAATTCTTTCAGTAAATGGTATATCAACATATTCATTATGAtcctttattatttgataattctgaataatatcattttctGCAGGAGAAGAAGAAGAATATGAACTTGCTGTTGTTGTTTCTTGAGTTGGACCTTTCGATATACTTTTAAtactttttaatttatttattttagATAAATGTTTCTTTAAATCTATTTTGGatgaattattatgatgattatccatataattattatttaacattttattattttgtttcATTTCACTTTttaagtttttttttaatttgaCCCTAATAGCTCTTATACCAGAAACTCTTTTAGGGTCTTTATTAGATGGAATAAATTCCAAACTCCTTACACAAAATTCTCTTGGATCTCTACCTTGTATAATGATAGCTTCCTCATGTGAATATTCAAgtttgaaaatattttttaatcCTGGCCACCAATATTCTGATGTATTCATAGGTTGAATTTCTTGTCGTGTAAATTGTAAAACACTAGATGCTCCCATACGAATAGCTAAACTGATACAATCTACGGCTGTTTTTCCTCCACCTAATATGATAACATGTTTTTCAGATACatctatataattatcatcTGTCATATCTGATTTTGTTAATGATATTTGACATGATGTTAAGAAATCCATAgcaaaataaatattatttaaattagCACCTGGAATATCTAATTTTCTAGGAATTTTATAACCAGTAGCTAAAAGTATAGCATCATATTCTTTTACTAAATCGGATAATGTTATATCTACACCTAcatttacattatttttcattacaattccttcttttttcattaatattaatcTTCTCTCTAGAACTTTTTTATCTAAACGTACATTTGGTATTCCATTCATTAACAATCCTCCAAAATATTCATCCTTTTCAAAAATAGTTACACTATGTCCAGCTTTGTTTAATTGTTGTGCTGCAGTTAATCCCGCTGGTCCTGAACCCACAATTGCCACTTTTTTTCCAGTACGACTAATTGGTATCATTGGTTGTatccatttttttatgaatcCATATTCAATAATAGATAATTCAATAAATTTTATGGACACAGCTTTCTCATTTATACTTAAAACACATGCATCTTCACAAGGTGCTGGACAAACACGACCTGTAATTTCTGGAAAATTATTGGTATCTAATAGACGTTCTAATGCTTTCTTCCATTCATTTTC from Plasmodium gaboni strain SY75 chromosome 14, whole genome shotgun sequence includes:
- a CDS encoding hypothetical protein (conserved Plasmodium protein, unknown function), whose amino-acid sequence is MGNITSEQKKKSLMLHELSTKIGDYRTIYEGDPEMLEDPDFPHKMMTEALNNNNTIDGTSVQGTYVYYPNKRKAKMWIGNYKILNPEDILCANVAEKIGITEMEWKKYIKRKTKNENDEVMKKNGNMGYNENPFEETSVSLNKEIEKDNNNNNYKDTNDNITNNLNRYMKTFNQNKNHPYNISNNNNSNIYESTSGTNTKNDILVNNLHNNILTNENNKEEEKKKSESRDSYIDKLNEEITNIREGQEKIIEEECKNIYNYTKSNYPQMIIPQKDGSFLIENVDPIKYSNKKKLIIQELLNEHENRFQSQVSNLKKKKNKKGYTNLSSMSTKGSLELSNLKNKETNISKRNIYLNRTLVK